The Procambarus clarkii isolate CNS0578487 chromosome 66, FALCON_Pclarkii_2.0, whole genome shotgun sequence genome has a window encoding:
- the LOC123769400 gene encoding axoneme-associated protein mst101(2)-like — translation MFVLGRIRDLLVDQRLAINPLPSTTHQRNYCLRGKELRCQYFTGNYVSHSTCPAARDAKHQAARDAKHQAARDAKHQATRVAKHQAARDAKHQAARDAKHQATRVAKHQAARDAKHQAARDAKHQATRDAKHQATRVAKHQAARDAKHQAARDAKHQATRDAKHQATRDAKHQAARDAKHQATRDAKHQATRDAKHQAARDAKHQAARDAKHQAARDAKHQAARDAKHQAARDAKHQATRDAKHQAARDAKHQAARDAKHQATRDAKHQATRDAKHQAARDAKHQAARDAKHQATRDAKHQAARVAKHQAARDAKHQATRDAKHQAARDAKHQATRDAKHQAARDAKHQATRDAKHQAARDAKHQATRDAKHQATRDAKHQAAMDAKHQAARDAKHQAARDAKHQAARDAKHQATRDAKHQAAMDAKHQAARDAKHQAARDAKHQAARDAKHQQQGTQASGNKGRQASGGNGRQASAARDAKHQATRERQGSGNKGRQASGGKDAKHQATRDAKHQAARDAKQQAARDAKDQATRDAKDQATRDAKHQATRDAKDQATRDAKHQATRDANHPAARDDNHQATRDAKHQATRDANHQATRDAKDQATRDANHPAARDDNHQATRDAKHQATRDANHQATRDAKHQVARDAKHQAARDAKHQAARDAKHQATRDAKHQATRDAKHQATRDAKHQAARDAKHQAARDAKHQAARDANHPAARDDNHQATRDAKHQAARVAKHQATRDANHPAARDDNHQAARVANHQAARVANHQAARDANHQAARDANHQAARDANHQAARDAKTICRQKSQKSNDKYHKSPTESILIGNGNSG, via the coding sequence CACGACCCATCAAAGAAACTATTGTTTAAGAGGGAAGGAACTTCGGTGTCAATATTTTACTGGAAATTACGTCTCACATTCGACCTGTCCGGCGGCAAGGGACGCCAAGCATCAGGCGGCAAGGGACGCCAAGCATCAGGCGGCAAGGGACGCCAAGCATCAGGCAACAAGGGTCGCCAAGCATCAGGCGGCAAGGGACGCCAAGCATCAGGCGGCAAGGGACGCCAAGCATCAGGCAACAAGGGTCGCCAAGCATCAGGCGGCAAGGGACGCCAAGCATCAGGCGGCAAGGGACGCCAAGCATCAGGCAACAAGGGACGCCAAGCATCAGGCAACAAGGGTCGCCAAGCATCAGGCGGCAAGGGACGCCAAGCATCAGGCGGCAAGGGACGCCAAGCATCAGGCAACAAGGGACGCCAAGCATCAGGCAACAAGGGACGCCAAGCATCAGGCGGCAAGGGACGCCAAGCATCAGGCAACAAGGGACGCCAAGCATCAGGCAACAAGGGACGCCAAGCATCAGGCGGCAAGGGACGCCAAGCATCAGGCGGCAAGGGACGCCAAGCATCAGGCGGCAAGGGACGCCAAGCATCAGGCGGCAAGGGACGCCAAGCATCAGGCGGCAAGGGACGCCAAGCATCAGGCAACAAGGGACGCCAAGCATCAGGCGGCAAGGGACGCCAAGCATCAGGCGGCAAGGGACGCCAAGCATCAGGCAACAAGGGACGCCAAGCATCAGGCAACAAGGGACGCCAAGCATCAGGCGGCAAGGGACGCCAAGCATCAGGCGGCAAGGGACGCCAAGCATCAGGCAACAAGGGACGCCAAGCATCAGGCAGCAAGGGTCGCCAAGCATCAGGCGGCAAGGGACGCCAAGCATCAGGCAACAAGGGACGCCAAGCATCAGGCGGCAAGGGACGCCAAGCATCAGGCAACAAGGGACGCCAAGCATCAGGCGGCAAGGGACGCCAAGCATCAGGCAACAAGGGACGCCAAGCATCAGGCGGCAAGGGACGCCAAGCATCAGGCAACAAGGGACGCCAAGCATCAGGCAACAAGGGACGCCAAGCATcaggcggcaatggacgccaagcATCAGGCGGCAAGGGACGCCAAGCATCAGGCGGCAAGGGACGCCAAGCATCAGGCGGCAAGGGACGCCAAGCATCAGGCAACAAGGGACGCCAAGCATcaggcggcaatggacgccaagcATCAGGCGGCAAGGGACGCCAAGCATCAGGCGGCAAGGGACGCCAAGCATCAGGCGGCAAGGGACGCCAAGCATCAGCAACAAGGGACGCAAGCATCAGGCAACAAGGGACGCCAAGCATcaggcggcaatggacgccaagcATCAGCGGCAAGGGACGCCAAGCATCAGGCAACAAGGGAACGCCAAGGATCAGGCAACAAGGGTCGCCAAGCATCAGGCGGCAAGGACGCCAAGCATCAGGCAACAAGGGACGCCAAGCATCAGGCGGCAAGGGACGCCAAGCAACAGGCGGCAAGGGACGCCAAGGATCAGGCAACAAGGGACGCCAAGGATCAGGCAACAAGGGACGCCAAGCATCAGGCAACAAGGGACGCCAAGGATCAGGCAACAAGGGACGCCAAGCATCAGGCAACAAGGGACGCCAACCATCCAGCGGCAAGGGACGACAACCATCAGGCAACAAGGGACGCCAAGCATCAGGCAACAAGGGACGCCAACCATCAGGCAACAAGGGACGCCAAGGATCAGGCAACAAGGGACGCCAACCATCCAGCGGCAAGGGACGACAACCATCAGGCAACAAGGGACGCCAAGCATCAGGCAACAAGGGACGCCAACCATCAGGCAACAAGGGACGCCAAGCATCAGGTAGCAAGGGACGCCAAGCATCAGGCAGCAAGGGACGCCAAGCATCAGGCAGCAAGGGACGCCAAGCATCAGGCAACAAGGGACGCCAAGCATCAGGCAACAAGGGACGCCAAGCATCAGGCAACAAGGGACGCCAAGCATCAGGCCGCAAGGGACGCCAAGCATCAGGCGGCAAGGGACGCCAAGCATCAGGCCGCAAGGGACGCCAACCATCCAGCGGCAAGGGACGACAACCATCAGGCAACAAGGGACGCCAAGCATCAGGCAGCAAGGGTCGCCAAGCATCAGGCAACAAGGGACGCCAACCATCCAGCGGCAAGGGACGACAACCATCAGGCGGCAAGGGTCGCCAACCATCAGGCGGCAAGGGTCGCCAACCATCAGGCGGCAAGGGACGCCAACCATCAGGCGGCAAGGGACGCCAACCATCAGGCGGCAAGGGACGCCAACCATCAGGCGGCAAGGGACGCCAAAACTATCTGTCGACAAAAATCGCAAAAATCTAATGATAAATATCACAAGTCACCGACGGAAAGTATCTTGATAGGAAATGGTAATAGCGGCTGA